The following are from one region of the Vitis riparia cultivar Riparia Gloire de Montpellier isolate 1030 chromosome 14, EGFV_Vit.rip_1.0, whole genome shotgun sequence genome:
- the LOC117929992 gene encoding metalloendoproteinase 1-like produces MSRTRCGVPDNPRATNNINSHGHSHLNIGTHFAFFPNNPRWLPGQTHLLYFLDSGSHPETAGAVANAFGAWAGVTNFTFEQTSDPAIANLHITHAFAPTDGRFHFDCEENWVIGAVAHAMDLQTVATHEIGHLLGLAHTPVQEAIMYAIISPGLTKGLNQDDIDGIRALYTG; encoded by the exons ATGTCCAGGACTCGATGTGGGGTCCCAGATAACCCCCGTGCCACAAATAATATCAACTCCCATGGTCATAGCCATCTCAACATAGGCACTCATTTTGCTTTCTTCCCAAATAACCCAAGATGGCTCCCTGGGCAGACGCATCTCCTCTATTTTCTCGACTCTGGCTCCCACCCAGAGACTGCCGGCGCAGTTGCCAATGCTTTTGGCGCATGGGCTGGTGTAACAAACTTCACCTTCGAGCAGACTTCAGATCCAGCAATTGCCAATCTCCACATTA CTCACGCCTTTGCACCAACTGATGGAAGGTTCCATTTCGATTGTGAAGAGAATTGGGTGATCGGTGCAGTTGCTCATGCTATGGATTTGCAGACTGTTGCTACGCATGAAATAGGTCATCTTCTAGGGCTTGCGCATACTCCAGTTCAGGAAGCCATCATGTATGCTATCATCTCTCCTGGATTAACCAAGGGTTTGAATCAGGATGATATTGATGGAATTAGAGCTTTATACACCGGTTGA
- the LOC117929995 gene encoding metalloendoproteinase 1-like encodes METEVSPMLSVFLSSLLLLPFLSGATSSDLSPFGFYKDLQGSQKGDKVEGIHKVKKYLQHFGYLGSTHSQTETQVDSDDHFDDALESAIKAFQTYYHLKPTGIFDAPTATQMSRTRCGVPDNPPVTNNINSHGHSHLSIGTHYAFFPNKPRWPAGKRHLLYSLDSASHPEAANAVANAFGAWAGVTNFTFERTSDPKIANLYISFKVRDHGDGRPFDGRGGILAHAFAPTDGRFHFDGDETWVIGAVANSMDLQTVATHEIGHLLGLAHTPVQEAIMYAIISPGVTKGLNQDDIDGIRALYTG; translated from the coding sequence ATGGAAACTGAAGTTTCTCCCATGCTCTCGGTGTTTCTTTCTTCCCTACTCCTCCTTCCTTTTCTGTCTGGAGCAACTTCTTCAGACCTCTCTCCCTTTGGGTTTTACAAGGATCTGCAGGGATCTCAAAAAGGAGACAAAGTGGAAGGCATCCACAAGGTAAAAAAGTACCTGCAACATTTCGGCTACTTGGGCTCTACCCATTCCCAAACTGAAACTCAAGTCGATAGTGATGACCATTTTGATGATGCCTTGGAGTCTGCCATCAAGGCCTTCCAGACCTATTACCATCTGAAGCCCACTGGAATCTTCGATGCCCCAACAGCCACGCAGATGTCCAGGACTCGATGTGGGGTCCCAGATAACCCCCCTGTTACAAATAATATCAACTCCCATGGCCATAGCCATCTCAGCATAGGCACTCATTATGCTTTCTTCCCAAATAAGCCAAGATGGCCCGCTGGGAAGAGGCATCTCCTCTATTCACTCGACTCTGCCTCCCATCCAGAGGCTGCCAACGCAGTTGCCAATGCTTTTGGCGCATGGGCTGGTGTAACAAACTTCACCTTCGAGCGGACTTCAGACCCAAAAATTGCCAATCTCTACATTAGTTTTAAAGTCAGAGATCATGGAGATGGGCGGCCCTTTGATGGCCGTGGAGGAATCCTAGCTCACGCCTTTGCACCAACTGATGGAAGATTCCATTTCGATGGAGATGAGACTTGGGTGATTGGCGCAGTTGCTAATTCTATGGACTTGCAGACTGTTGCTACGCATGAAATAGGTCATCTTCTAGGGCTTGCGCATACTCCAGTTCAGGAAGCCATCATGTATGCTATCATCTCTCCTGGAGTAACCAAGGGTTTGAATCAGGATGATATTGATGGAATTAGAGCTTTATACACCGGTTGA
- the LOC117929808 gene encoding protein NRT1/ PTR FAMILY 5.8 codes for MAGGQRSRGLNKPCILLIVVAGMERFAFKGVVSNLVTYLTDVVKMSNSTAAKTVNSWCGFTSMLALLVAPLADSYWYRYSTILASSFLYIIGLLALTSTALVGTWIPEDRTSGSSFLFWSLYLISLGLGGYNPSLQAFGADQLETEEDLPCTKDEKNPDSKSLFFQWWYFGICSGSLLGVTVMSYIQDTSGWGIGFAIPTIVMIASIAFFSCGSRFYTYRQDRDVNWKTLETIVQAIKAITSKMMNCGITLPANKSSHVIELELQEKPLCRDTKDLAENHKSGIYLPESIKVVLRLFPIWTMLLMFAVIFQQPATFFTKQGMTMRRNIGRNLLIPPAMLQSAITVSIIVLMPLYDKVLIPFTRLITRKEKGINVMQRMGIGMVLSIIAMVIAALVEKKRLSISSKLESQSETVPLSIFWLLPQYIILGISDIFTVVGMQEFFYGEVPIRMRTTGIALYSSVFGVGSFMSAFLIWLIEIFTSSGGRQGWFSDDMREARLDKYYWLLALSSTLSLLLYMLLCKYYKSRSELDSES; via the exons ATGGCGGGAGGACAGAGATCAAGGGGACTCAACAAGCCATGTATTCTTCTTATAG TGGTGGCTGGTATGGAGAGGTTTGCCTTCAAAGGGGTGGTATCAAATTTGGTCACTTATCTCACGGATGTTGTGAAGATGAGCAATTCAACAGCGGCTAAGACGGTGAATAGTTGGTGCGGTTTTACGTCTATGTTGGCACTGTTGGTGGCCCCTCTTGCAGATTCTTATTGGTATCGGTACTCCACCATATTGGCCTCTTCTTTTCTCTATATTATA GGGTTATTGGCATTGACATCAACAGCATTGGTGGGGACATGGATTCCTGAAGACAGAACCAGTGGTTCTTCATTCCTCTTTTGGTCCCTTTATTTGATTTCGCTCGGACTAGGTGGATACAACCCATCATTGCAGGCCTTTGGAGCAGACCAGCTCGAAACCGAAGAAGACTTGCCTTGTACCAAAGATGAGAAGAATCCTGACAGCAAGAGTTTGTTCTTCCAATGGTGGTACTTCGGTATTTGCAGTGGCAGCCTCTTGGGAGTCACAGTCATGTCCTATATCCAAGACACATCAGGTTGGGGAATCGGATTTGCCATCCCCACCATCGTAATGATCGCATCTATTGCATTTTTCTCATGTGGAAGCCGGTTTTACACATATAGGCAGGATAGGGATGTCAACTGGAAGACCCTTGAAACCATAGTTCAAGCCATCAAAGCAATCACATCAAAAATGATGAATTGTGGAATTACCTTGCCAGCTAACAAATCATCCCATGTGATTGAGCTAGA GCTCCAAGAGAAGCCCCTTTGTCGCGACACCAAGGACTTGGCCGAAAACCATAAGAGTGGCATTTACCTGCCAGAAAGTATAAAGGTTGTGTTGCGGCTCTTTCCCATATGGACAATGCTTCTAATGTTTGCAGTAATTTTCCAGCAACCAGCAACCTTCTTTACAAAACAAGGCATGACAATGAGGAGGAACATTGGAAGAAACTTGCTTATTCCACCAGCAATGCTGCAGAGCGCAATTACAGTGTCCATAATTGTCCTAATGCCTCTGTACGACAAAGTTCTGATCCCGTTCACAAGGCTGATAACCCGGAAGGAGAAAGGCATCAATGTAATGCAAAGGATGGGGATTGGGATGGTCCTCTCCATCATAGCTATGGTAATTGCAGCCCTTGTGGAAAAAAAGAGGCTTAGCATCAGCTCCAAACTGGAATCACAGTCAGAAACAGTACCATTGAGCATCTTTTGGTTGCTGCCTCAGTACATTATCTTGGGCATCTCAGACATCTTCACCGTTGTTGGTATGCAAGAGTTCTTTTATGGCGAAGTTCCTATCAGAATGAGAACAACGGGAATAGCACTCTACTCTAGTGTCTTTGGAGTTGGGAGCTTCATGAGCGCCTTCTTGATATGGCTGAtcgaaattttcacaagttcAGGAGGAAGACAAGGTTGGTTCTCAGATGACATGAGAGAAGCCAGGCTAGACAAGTACTACTGGCTTTTAGCCTTGTCCAGCACATTAAGCCTTCTTCTGTATATGCTCTTGTGTAAATATTACAAGAGCCGGAGTGAATTGGACAGTGAAAGCTGA